The following are encoded together in the Deinococcus misasensis DSM 22328 genome:
- the holA gene encoding DNA polymerase III subunit delta, which yields MLLAFSGHRFLIEDALRREVEKHGLNHRDITRLSPEEITLDAVLPHLQSSLFGPSGVILDFEGIKNPKEVIEVCGKSDAVVVIIDPAAPATRIKSYEKLGQHFPLPSPAKTGDIAGWTMARAKLHKLPLEKDAAFWLAEVFQTDLASIESELYKLTLIAEGKVGLDLVRRTVNLNPPGDSFQMLGAATAGNTRAALSQLDRLMASGEDPFKLLGAVVWQYSLVAKCVALRKEQPGIQENEAAQKLGAKPFPTKKALEVARKLNETKIRLHLERIMEADFAMKRGVDPSSTLERLMVQLSLN from the coding sequence ATGTTGCTTGCTTTCTCTGGCCACCGTTTCCTGATCGAAGATGCCCTGAGGCGTGAAGTCGAAAAACACGGCCTGAACCACCGCGACATCACCCGCCTGTCTCCAGAGGAGATCACTCTGGACGCGGTTCTGCCGCACCTGCAAAGCAGTCTGTTCGGCCCGAGTGGGGTGATTCTGGACTTCGAGGGCATCAAGAACCCCAAAGAGGTCATCGAGGTGTGTGGGAAATCCGATGCAGTGGTGGTGATCATTGATCCTGCTGCGCCTGCCACCCGCATCAAGTCCTACGAGAAGCTCGGGCAGCACTTTCCCCTCCCCTCCCCAGCCAAAACCGGAGACATTGCAGGATGGACCATGGCAAGGGCCAAACTGCACAAGTTGCCTCTGGAAAAAGATGCAGCATTCTGGCTTGCAGAGGTGTTCCAGACGGATCTCGCCAGCATCGAAAGCGAACTGTACAAACTCACTTTGATTGCCGAGGGCAAAGTGGGTCTGGATCTGGTGCGGCGCACCGTCAACTTGAACCCTCCCGGCGATTCTTTTCAGATGCTCGGGGCGGCCACCGCTGGAAACACCCGAGCAGCCCTTTCACAGTTGGACCGCCTCATGGCTTCTGGCGAGGACCCGTTCAAACTGCTCGGGGCGGTGGTGTGGCAGTACAGTCTGGTCGCCAAATGTGTGGCTCTGCGCAAGGAACAGCCCGGCATTCAGGAGAATGAAGCTGCACAAAAACTCGGGGCCAAACCTTTTCCCACCAAAAAAGCCTTGGAAGTGGCCCGCAAACTCAATGAGACCAAAATCCGACTGCATCTGGAGCGCATCATGGAGGCCGATTTCGCCATGAAGCGAGGGGTGGACCCGAGCAGCACCCTGGAACGCCTGATGGTGCAACTCAGCCTGAACTGA